One Myxococcota bacterium genomic region harbors:
- a CDS encoding pyridoxamine 5'-phosphate oxidase family protein, whose amino-acid sequence MADAYETITDDMRRFIAAQHVFFVATAPSGSEGRVNLSPKGLDTLRVLDLRTVAYLDFVGSGVETIAHLRDNGRIVVMFCAFAGPPKIVRLHGRAEPVEPGDPRFESLCALFPAQSGVRSVIRVEVERTSESCGYGVPLYEYQGERTALGAWAAKKGAEGLEQYQRTRNAESIDGLPGLRWVRDGER is encoded by the coding sequence ATGGCGGACGCGTACGAGACCATCACCGACGACATGCGCCGCTTCATCGCAGCGCAGCACGTGTTCTTCGTGGCGACCGCGCCCTCGGGCTCGGAGGGGCGGGTGAATCTCTCGCCCAAGGGCCTCGACACGCTGCGCGTGCTCGACCTGCGCACCGTGGCGTATCTCGACTTCGTGGGCAGCGGCGTCGAGACCATCGCCCACCTGCGCGACAACGGGCGCATCGTGGTGATGTTCTGCGCGTTCGCGGGGCCACCGAAGATCGTGCGCCTGCACGGCCGCGCCGAGCCCGTCGAGCCCGGCGACCCGCGCTTCGAGTCACTCTGCGCCCTCTTCCCCGCCCAGTCCGGGGTGCGCTCGGTGATCCGGGTCGAGGTCGAGCGCACCAGTGAGTCGTGCGGCTACGGCGTGCCGCTCTACGAATACCAGGGCGAGCGCACGGCGCTGGGCGCCTGGGCCGCCAAGAAGGGCGCCGAAGGGCTCGAGCAGTACCAGCGCACGCGCAACGCCGAGAGCATCGACGGGCTGCCCGGCCTGCGCTGGGTGCGCGACGGCGAGCGGTGA
- the nadA gene encoding quinolinate synthase NadA, translating into MSSPRGIVLEPDIPICQTDLPLDWYQPEFKPYAEEYLALPDRLPGTVLPWMDRYILPAQKQLGPELVLLAHYYMGGEVVKLVERYGGLIADSYQLAREAVLHPDKRIFVESAVHFMAEAIALLASREQQVWITNPKSGCTMEMMAKEFMIAPAFAKLERRWGDSLLVIAYMNTSGRVKALAGRTGGAVCTSSNAGAIMRWALAQKKKIFFVPDQHLGRNVAAEIGLPPEKIQLIPGGHEGGDLSEAELRKLDSAELVLWGSFCGVHTIFKPSHVAYWKARGYRVAVHPESPREVVAAADAHGSTSQLWKLVLDAPRATRFAIGTEGHFVRNLREQAAPRGIEVVHLADVPGDAAAGCGCATMSRNDPPHLVALLDLLAKGKAPDLNRVLPGDVVDEVTGARERLDAGGQSRVAAEARRALEKMIEITEAAR; encoded by the coding sequence ATGTCGTCCCCCCGCGGCATCGTGCTCGAGCCGGACATCCCGATCTGCCAGACCGATCTCCCGCTCGACTGGTACCAGCCCGAGTTCAAGCCCTACGCCGAGGAGTATCTCGCGCTGCCGGACCGGCTGCCCGGCACCGTGCTGCCCTGGATGGACCGCTACATCCTGCCGGCGCAGAAGCAGCTCGGCCCCGAGCTCGTGCTGCTCGCGCACTACTACATGGGCGGCGAGGTGGTGAAGCTCGTGGAGCGCTACGGTGGACTGATCGCCGACTCCTACCAGCTCGCGCGCGAGGCGGTGCTGCACCCCGACAAGCGCATCTTCGTCGAGTCGGCGGTGCACTTCATGGCCGAGGCGATCGCGCTGCTCGCCTCGCGCGAGCAACAGGTCTGGATCACGAACCCGAAGTCCGGCTGCACCATGGAGATGATGGCCAAGGAGTTCATGATCGCGCCCGCGTTCGCGAAGCTCGAGCGGCGCTGGGGCGACTCACTCCTGGTCATCGCCTACATGAACACGTCGGGGCGCGTGAAGGCGCTCGCGGGGCGCACGGGCGGGGCGGTCTGCACCAGCTCGAACGCGGGCGCGATCATGCGCTGGGCGCTCGCGCAGAAGAAGAAGATCTTCTTCGTGCCCGACCAGCACCTGGGCCGGAACGTCGCTGCCGAGATCGGGCTTCCGCCCGAGAAGATCCAGCTCATCCCGGGCGGGCACGAGGGCGGTGACTTGTCGGAGGCCGAGCTGCGCAAGCTCGACTCGGCCGAGCTCGTGCTCTGGGGCTCGTTCTGTGGCGTGCACACCATCTTCAAGCCGAGTCACGTGGCGTACTGGAAGGCGCGTGGCTACCGCGTGGCCGTGCACCCGGAGTCCCCGCGCGAGGTGGTGGCGGCGGCCGACGCGCACGGCTCGACGAGTCAGCTCTGGAAGCTCGTGCTCGACGCCCCGCGCGCTACGCGCTTTGCGATCGGCACCGAGGGTCACTTCGTGAGAAACCTGCGCGAGCAGGCGGCGCCGCGTGGGATCGAGGTCGTCCACCTGGCCGACGTGCCGGGCGACGCCGCGGCCGGCTGCGGCTGCGCCACCATGTCGCGCAACGACCCGCCGCACCTGGTGGCCCTGCTCGACCTGCTCGCCAAGGGCAAGGCGCCCGACCTGAACCGCGTGCTGCCGGGCGACGTGGTCGACGAGGTGACCGGCGCGCGCGAGAGACTCGACGCGGGCGGCCAGTCACGCGTGGCGGCCGAAGCGCGGCGCGCGCTCGAGAAGATGATCGAGATCACGGAGGCCGCGCGCTGA
- a CDS encoding HAD family hydrolase — protein sequence MTRAVLFDLDGTLTDPKAGITRSIQHALRKRGRPVPHADALEAFIGPPLEHSFRTHFAMSEADARQAVEDYREYFAERGLYENALYPAIPELLAELRAAGLRLALATSKPTVFAERILTHFGLASHFECVVGSFLDGRRVEKSEVIADALAALPDVARARALHVGDRRHDVAGARANGIGAIAVGWGYGTRAELVEAGPQALVESVPALRRLLLVDLLELAV from the coding sequence GTGACGCGCGCCGTCCTGTTCGATCTCGACGGCACGCTCACCGACCCCAAGGCGGGCATCACCCGCTCGATCCAGCACGCGCTGCGCAAGCGCGGCCGGCCGGTGCCGCACGCCGACGCGCTGGAGGCGTTCATCGGCCCGCCGCTCGAGCACTCCTTCCGGACTCACTTCGCCATGAGCGAAGCCGACGCGCGCCAGGCGGTCGAGGACTACCGCGAGTATTTCGCGGAGCGCGGCCTGTACGAGAACGCGCTCTACCCGGCGATCCCGGAGCTCCTGGCCGAGCTGCGCGCCGCGGGCCTGCGGCTCGCGCTCGCGACCTCGAAGCCCACGGTGTTCGCCGAGCGCATCCTGACTCACTTCGGCCTGGCCAGCCACTTCGAGTGCGTGGTGGGCAGCTTCCTCGACGGCCGGCGGGTCGAGAAGTCGGAGGTCATCGCCGACGCGCTGGCGGCGCTCCCGGACGTGGCGCGCGCGCGGGCGCTGCACGTCGGCGATCGGCGCCACGACGTCGCCGGCGCGCGCGCCAACGGCATCGGCGCGATCGCGGTCGGCTGGGGCTACGGCACGCGCGCGGAGCTGGTCGAGGCCGGCCCGCAGGCGCTGGTCGAGTCAGTGCCCGCCCTGCGTCGCCTGCTGCTTGTCGATCTCCTCGAGCTTGCGGTCTAG
- a CDS encoding PfkB family carbohydrate kinase — translation MGESLGLSALVLGAITRDVEPGGASSAGGVVHYAGLAFAALGANARIVTRCRPQDAPELLGALRAARVETRALPSRETTTYANDYSGSEDLHELLATSDPIAPADLPPDWRAADAIHLGPLHRRDILPETLSVLRGHVGIDLQGLARERSPAGTRLAPNAELKDYLAHVSVAKAAEEEIAVLLEGMTLRAFQREYALPELLVTRGARGALLVTHDGVDEIAAVPAPRRFPTGAGDVFLAAYLFARAAGRSPRAAGRVAARASSAQIEHGYVPPDFALDGVGR, via the coding sequence ATGGGCGAATCGCTCGGCCTCTCGGCGCTGGTCCTCGGCGCGATCACCCGCGACGTCGAGCCGGGCGGCGCTTCGTCGGCCGGCGGGGTGGTCCACTACGCGGGTCTGGCCTTCGCCGCCCTGGGCGCGAATGCGCGCATCGTGACGCGCTGCCGCCCCCAGGACGCGCCCGAGCTGCTCGGCGCCCTGCGCGCCGCCCGGGTCGAGACGCGCGCGCTGCCCAGCCGCGAGACCACGACCTACGCCAACGACTACAGCGGGAGCGAGGACCTGCACGAGCTGCTCGCGACCTCGGACCCGATCGCGCCCGCTGACTTGCCGCCGGACTGGCGCGCCGCCGACGCGATCCACCTGGGACCGCTGCACCGGCGCGACATCCTGCCGGAGACACTCTCGGTCTTGCGCGGCCACGTCGGCATCGACCTGCAGGGCCTGGCGCGCGAGCGCTCGCCGGCCGGCACGCGCCTGGCCCCCAACGCGGAGCTCAAGGACTATCTCGCGCACGTGTCCGTGGCGAAGGCCGCAGAGGAGGAGATCGCGGTGCTGCTCGAGGGCATGACGCTGCGCGCGTTCCAGCGCGAGTACGCGCTGCCCGAGCTGCTGGTCACGCGCGGGGCGCGCGGCGCGCTGCTCGTGACCCACGACGGGGTCGACGAGATCGCCGCGGTACCGGCGCCGCGCCGCTTCCCGACCGGCGCCGGCGACGTGTTCCTGGCGGCGTACCTGTTCGCGCGCGCCGCAGGGCGCAGCCCGCGCGCCGCGGGCCGGGTCGCCGCGCGCGCGAGCTCGGCGCAGATCGAGCACGGATACGTGCCGCCGGACTTCGCGCTCGACGGAGTCGGGCGGTGA
- a CDS encoding cation diffusion facilitator family transporter, translating to MSHLGANRGQRSPAVQAGLISLVASVVILAAKLAAYLYTGSMALLADAAESSVNVIAASVMTFSVAVSRRPPDADHPYGHGKAEPLSAAVEGALVAGAALFIAVEAVRRLVVGTELGHLGLGMAISAAAGVANLVLGAYLLWVARRERSEALRADGVHVLSDTVTTAASIAALVAVQVSGVALIDPVVALVVAANLAWAGARVVRGSLTGLLDEADFGQLERLAKVLEGARRPEWCDIHQLRSRAGGTRRHVDLHLVVPRYFTMDEAHRVEDGLEQVLGHSIEGDEDLVVHIDPCRPVHCAGCAMPACPVRSAPPGERAVFDVDHLTRPGPI from the coding sequence GTGAGCCACCTGGGTGCGAATCGGGGCCAGCGCAGCCCGGCCGTGCAGGCGGGGCTGATCTCGCTCGTGGCGAGCGTGGTGATCCTGGCCGCGAAGCTGGCGGCCTATCTCTACACGGGCTCCATGGCGCTCCTGGCCGATGCGGCGGAGTCGAGCGTGAACGTGATCGCCGCGTCGGTCATGACCTTCAGCGTGGCGGTCTCGCGCCGGCCGCCGGACGCCGACCACCCCTACGGCCACGGCAAGGCCGAGCCGCTGTCGGCGGCGGTCGAGGGGGCGCTCGTGGCGGGGGCGGCGCTCTTCATCGCGGTCGAGGCGGTGCGGCGGCTGGTCGTGGGGACGGAGCTCGGGCACCTGGGGCTCGGCATGGCGATCTCGGCGGCGGCCGGAGTCGCGAACCTGGTGCTGGGGGCGTATCTGCTGTGGGTCGCGCGGCGCGAGCGCTCCGAGGCGCTGCGGGCCGACGGCGTGCACGTGCTCTCGGACACGGTCACGACGGCGGCGAGCATCGCCGCGCTGGTCGCCGTGCAGGTCAGCGGCGTGGCTCTGATCGACCCGGTCGTGGCGCTGGTCGTGGCGGCGAACCTGGCCTGGGCGGGCGCGCGCGTGGTGCGCGGGTCACTCACGGGTCTGCTCGACGAGGCGGACTTCGGGCAGCTCGAGAGACTCGCCAAGGTGCTCGAGGGCGCGCGGCGGCCGGAGTGGTGTGACATCCACCAGCTGCGCTCGCGCGCGGGCGGCACGCGCCGTCACGTCGACCTGCACCTGGTGGTGCCGCGCTACTTCACCATGGACGAGGCGCATCGGGTCGAGGACGGGCTGGAGCAGGTGCTCGGGCATTCGATCGAAGGCGACGAGGATCTGGTGGTGCACATCGATCCCTGCCGGCCCGTCCACTGCGCGGGCTGCGCCATGCCGGCCTGCCCGGTGCGCTCGGCGCCGCCGGGCGAGCGGGCGGTGTTCGACGTGGACCACCTCACTCGCCCTGGGCCCATCTGA
- a CDS encoding bifunctional nuclease family protein, whose amino-acid sequence MPIRRALATALLTCLLAGSWACRHDPEDEHLASVQVAGVHVDPETSSPVVELVEKGERGRSLGIWVGESEAESIARAIEHQPSPRPNSHDLLMSVLEQIHGHVKRTVVTELHEGTYYAVIELELRGRSLRVDARPSDAIAVALRAGAPVMVRDTLFRAADIPDDEHRLEI is encoded by the coding sequence GTGCCGATCCGACGCGCTCTCGCGACTGCCCTTCTGACCTGCCTGCTCGCGGGCTCCTGGGCCTGCCGCCACGACCCCGAGGACGAGCACCTGGCCAGCGTCCAGGTCGCCGGCGTGCACGTGGATCCCGAGACCTCGAGCCCGGTGGTCGAGCTGGTCGAAAAAGGCGAGCGCGGGCGCAGCCTGGGCATCTGGGTCGGTGAGTCCGAGGCCGAGTCGATCGCGCGCGCGATCGAGCACCAGCCGAGCCCGCGCCCCAACTCGCACGACCTGCTCATGAGCGTGCTCGAGCAGATCCACGGCCACGTGAAGCGCACGGTCGTGACCGAGCTGCACGAAGGCACCTACTACGCGGTGATCGAGCTCGAGCTGCGCGGCCGCAGCCTGCGCGTCGACGCGCGGCCCAGCGACGCCATCGCCGTGGCGCTGCGCGCCGGAGCGCCGGTCATGGTGCGCGACACG